A portion of the Ricinus communis isolate WT05 ecotype wild-type chromosome 10, ASM1957865v1, whole genome shotgun sequence genome contains these proteins:
- the LOC125368656 gene encoding agamous-like MADS-box protein AGL80 produces the protein MTRKKVKLAYITNDSARKATFKKRKKGLIKKVDELSTLCGIEACVIIYSPYDTQPEVWPSPTGVQHVLSQFRNMPEMEQSKKMVNQESFLKQRLGKANDQLKKQRKENREKEVTRVMFQSLIGRTLTNLNMIDLNDLSWIIDQHLKDIRKKAETNNKEITSQMIAVAPPPPPPPPPPPPPQPQPQPQLPLPPPPQLPSPPPPQLPSPPPFTPETSIFAGPIMEVAPFQEEAERQTFEANMEAMQRHQWIMEAMSPHENFGFLGDDMMLPFGDTNHNSLWSSSFFP, from the coding sequence atgaCTAGAAAGAAGGTTAAGCTTGCATACATCACTAATGATTCTGCAAGAAAAGCAACCttcaagaagaggaagaagggTCTCATTAAGAAGGTGGACGAGTTAAGTACCCTTTGTGGTATTGAGGCTTGTGTAATTATTTATAGCCCTTATGATACACAACCCGAGGTTTGGCCTTCTCCTACGGGAGTCCAACATGTGTTGTCCCAATTCAGGAACATGCCCGAGATGGAGCAAAGCAAAAAGATGGTGAATCAAGAGAGTTTCCTCAAGCAAAGACTTGGTAAGGCCAATGATCAACTCAAGAAACAACGCAAGGAGAATCGCGAGAAGGAGGTGACTCGAGTCATGTTCCAGAGCTTGATTGGTAGGACCCTAACTAACTTGAACATGATCGACTTGAATGATCTCAGCTGGATTATTGATCAACACTTGAAAGATATTCGCAAGAAGGCTGAGACAAATAACAAAGAGATTACTTCCCAAATGATAGCAGTAGcaccacctccacctccaccaccaccaccaccaccaccaccacaacCACAACCACAACCACAACTACCAttaccaccaccaccacaactaccatcaccaccaccaccacaacTACCATCACCACCACCATTTACACCAGAAACATCTATTTTTGCTGGACCTATTATGGAGGTTGCACCATTTCAAGAGGAAGCAGAAAGGCAAACTTTTGAAGCGAACATGGAAGCCATGCAGAGACATCAGTGGATAATGGAGGCTATGAGTCCACATGAAAATTTCGGGTTTCTTGGGGATGATATGATGCTGCCTTTTGGGGATACTAATCACAATTCTCTTTGGTCtagttctttttttccttga
- the LOC125368657 gene encoding anaphase-promoting complex subunit 11, giving the protein MAFDGCCPDCKLPGDDCPLIWGVCNHAFHLHCILKWVNSQTSQAHCPMCRREWQFKG; this is encoded by the exons ATGGCCTTTGATGGCTGCTGTCCTGATTGCAAACTCCCTGGCGATGATTGTCCATTAA TCTGGGGTGTATGCAACCATGCTTTCCATCTTCACTGCATCTTGAAATGGGTGAATTCACAGACTTCCCAAGCACATTGTCCTATGTGCCGCAGAGAATGGCAATTTAAAGGATGA